Proteins from a genomic interval of Sulfurospirillum oryzae:
- the nuoB gene encoding NADH-quinone oxidoreductase subunit NuoB yields the protein MFFVLLERLRQGYNTSKYPKIEPILSPRFSGVPKITGSCDLTCKACIDVCPTEAIAKKEQSIAIDLGKCIFCDQCVPLCTHNNIQFTHEYRLASHQRSTLLVTKEVEKIGFQLNQQIQKLFKRSLQLRLVSAGGCNACEADLNVLGTPVYDLNRFGISFTASPRHADGIIITGPVTLNMKQALMDTYDALPSPKIVIASGTCAISGGLFQKSDEVCNGVDSLLPVDLYIPGCPPHPYTALNGLLQFLGRV from the coding sequence ATGTTTTTTGTACTTTTGGAACGATTGAGACAAGGTTATAACACCAGTAAATACCCTAAAATTGAGCCTATTTTATCCCCTCGTTTTTCAGGCGTGCCAAAGATAACGGGAAGTTGTGATCTTACATGTAAAGCGTGCATAGATGTTTGTCCGACAGAGGCGATTGCAAAAAAAGAGCAAAGCATTGCGATTGATTTAGGCAAATGTATCTTTTGTGATCAATGTGTTCCGCTTTGCACCCATAACAACATTCAATTTACCCATGAGTATCGCTTGGCGTCCCATCAAAGATCAACACTCCTTGTGACCAAAGAGGTCGAAAAAATTGGGTTTCAATTAAACCAACAAATACAAAAACTTTTTAAAAGATCGCTTCAATTGCGCCTTGTATCCGCAGGTGGATGTAATGCGTGTGAAGCAGACCTCAATGTTTTAGGCACACCCGTTTATGACCTTAATCGTTTTGGTATTAGTTTTACAGCTTCGCCTCGTCATGCTGATGGTATCATCATCACAGGCCCTGTGACACTCAACATGAAACAAGCGCTCATGGATACTTACGATGCCCTGCCTAGTCCAAAGATTGTCATTGCCTCAGGCACGTGTGCCATTTCAGGAGGTTTGTTCCAAAAGAGCGATGAAGTGTGCAATGGTGTCGATTCGCTTTTACCCGTTGATCTCTACATTCCTGGATGCCCACCGCACCCTTACACAGCACTCAATGGACTTCTACAATTTCTTGGAAGAGTTTAA
- the rsmD gene encoding 16S rRNA (guanine(966)-N(2))-methyltransferase RsmD, with translation MATKPLFTTISAGKYKGKKLELPSLESTRSTKAILKGSLFDTLQYDILDETFVEVFGGSGSMGLEALSRGAKHAYFIEKDRAAFSTLKNNCKAIAEKNTTPMHGDSFVLFPTLLSTLTCKTYFYFDPPFSIREGMEDIYTKVLSLIASIPREKAHLIVIEHMSNMSLPENIGEYMLSKTKKFGNSSLSYYM, from the coding sequence ATGGCAACTAAGCCACTTTTTACAACCATTTCCGCGGGCAAATATAAGGGCAAGAAACTAGAACTTCCTTCATTAGAAAGTACACGAAGCACGAAAGCCATTCTTAAAGGTTCTCTTTTTGATACATTACAATATGATATTCTAGATGAAACGTTTGTCGAGGTGTTTGGTGGAAGTGGATCAATGGGACTCGAAGCGCTTAGTCGAGGTGCCAAGCATGCATATTTTATTGAAAAAGATAGAGCAGCCTTTAGTACGTTGAAAAATAACTGTAAAGCTATTGCTGAAAAGAACACAACACCAATGCACGGAGATAGTTTTGTGCTCTTTCCAACGCTTCTTTCTACGCTTACATGTAAGACTTATTTTTATTTTGATCCGCCTTTTTCGATTCGTGAGGGGATGGAAGATATTTACACAAAAGTACTCTCTTTGATTGCTTCAATTCCAAGAGAAAAAGCGCATTTGATTGTTATCGAGCACATGAGCAATATGAGTTTACCTGAAAATATTGGCGAATATATGCTTTCTAAAACAAAAAAATTTGGGAATAGCTCACTAAGCTATTACATGTAA
- a CDS encoding DUF1003 domain-containing protein, with amino-acid sequence MENNTFISDISHQSFPLSERISATTIRHSILKSIQESYPAFGEESYLALTELNAFREKYIADYLAKELGQLSDLEQRVLASFQNNTTLTDKVENDDSTPLTFGQKVADKVATFGGSWTFIISFCSFLVIWILINVFWFNNQGFDPYPYILLNLILSCIAALQAPVIMMSQNRQEEKDRIRAKNDYMINLKSELEIRMLHEKIDHLIMHQQEELLEIQKVQIDMMQDILQRVNKKGLLEH; translated from the coding sequence ATGGAAAACAATACTTTTATCAGCGATATATCGCATCAATCTTTTCCTCTTTCTGAACGCATTTCTGCTACAACCATTCGTCATTCGATTTTAAAGTCCATCCAAGAATCATATCCTGCCTTTGGGGAGGAGAGTTATCTTGCGCTTACGGAACTCAATGCCTTTAGAGAAAAATATATTGCTGATTATTTAGCAAAAGAATTAGGGCAACTCTCAGACTTAGAACAACGCGTTCTTGCTTCTTTTCAAAATAACACCACATTAACCGATAAAGTCGAAAATGACGATAGCACTCCTTTAACGTTTGGTCAAAAAGTCGCAGACAAAGTAGCTACGTTTGGCGGTAGTTGGACATTTATTATCTCTTTTTGTTCTTTTTTGGTCATTTGGATACTTATCAATGTTTTTTGGTTTAACAATCAAGGCTTTGATCCCTATCCCTATATTTTACTCAATTTAATTTTGTCGTGTATCGCAGCGCTTCAAGCACCTGTCATTATGATGAGCCAAAACAGGCAAGAAGAGAAAGATAGAATTCGTGCCAAAAATGACTATATGATTAACCTCAAATCTGAACTTGAAATTCGGATGCTTCATGAAAAAATAGACCATCTTATTATGCATCAACAAGAAGAACTCCTTGAAATCCAAAAAGTTCAAATCGATATGATGCAAGATATTTTGCAACGTGTAAATAAAAAAGGACTTTTGGAACATTAA
- a CDS encoding flagellar basal body P-ring protein FlgI codes for MKIIKLSFVLISALSTLYAQRLGDIANVIGVRDNQLIGYGLVVGLNGTGDGSSSQFTLRSLSNLLQTVNVKIDPADIKSKNVAAVLVTAKLPAFARQGDKLDVSVSSIGDAKSLQGGNLILTPLKGVDGKIYSLAQGSLTIGGMNGKEKGQLNHPASANIFGGALVEREIENDLHEQEYINLSLKEANFNTAVSVQNELNRKFGKKVAVATDSRTIRMMRPESLTSVEFLAKTLDTDVRYEKEDKIVIDERTGTIVSGVNIKVDPVVVTHGDITIKIESSNTPLDDKSVDIGGDVQIASTENRIKIKEGSMTVANIARALTKLGAKPKDIISILENIKRSGAITAQLEII; via the coding sequence ATGAAAATCATTAAACTATCCTTCGTATTGATTTCAGCGCTCAGTACACTGTATGCTCAAAGACTTGGTGATATTGCTAATGTCATTGGCGTACGCGATAACCAACTTATTGGTTACGGTCTCGTCGTTGGTCTTAACGGAACAGGAGACGGTTCTTCTTCTCAGTTTACATTGCGTTCACTTTCAAATCTTTTGCAAACAGTGAATGTTAAAATAGATCCTGCTGACATTAAATCTAAAAACGTTGCTGCTGTTCTTGTGACAGCAAAACTTCCTGCCTTTGCAAGACAAGGTGATAAACTCGATGTTTCTGTCTCTTCTATTGGCGATGCAAAGTCATTGCAAGGTGGAAATCTTATTTTGACACCACTCAAAGGTGTGGATGGCAAAATTTACTCTTTGGCACAAGGTTCACTTACTATTGGTGGTATGAATGGCAAAGAAAAAGGTCAACTCAATCATCCTGCATCTGCCAATATTTTTGGTGGTGCTTTAGTGGAACGTGAGATTGAAAATGATCTGCATGAACAAGAGTATATTAATCTTTCATTGAAAGAAGCAAACTTCAATACAGCCGTCTCTGTTCAAAATGAACTCAATCGAAAATTTGGTAAAAAAGTTGCTGTTGCAACAGATTCGCGAACAATTCGTATGATGCGTCCTGAAAGTTTAACTTCAGTTGAGTTCTTGGCAAAAACTTTAGACACAGATGTCAGATATGAAAAAGAAGACAAAATCGTTATTGATGAGCGAACAGGAACCATTGTTTCTGGTGTCAATATTAAAGTGGATCCTGTTGTGGTAACACACGGTGATATTACTATTAAGATCGAATCGAGCAATACGCCCCTTGATGATAAAAGCGTTGATATTGGCGGCGATGTACAGATTGCAAGTACAGAAAATCGTATTAAGATCAAAGAGGGCAGTATGACCGTTGCTAACATTGCACGAGCGCTTACAAAGCTTGGCGCAAAACCAAAAGACATTATCTCTATTCTTGAAAACATTAAACGTTCAGGTGCGATTACAGCTCAATTGGAGATCATCTAA
- a CDS encoding NADH-quinone oxidoreductase subunit C → MSYSTLFTCNPSWGKIEDIPSSTEELFWSNIVENVTNHNFRVLSLFATPMNNALHLVCILGNDTTSLLKISRFELINNTFQSHASIIPQIHLFEREIAEQFGVTVHDHPWLKPVRFEQDFSLHVKKNACGDLNYFQVSGEDVHEVAVGPVHAGVIEPGHFRFQCYGENVVNLEISLGYQHRGIERMLQGGPSPQTLSQMEVLAGDTTIGHSLAYVQLVEAMAGIHVSQKSELIRIVLLELERIANHVGDIGALSGDTGFLPTASYCGKLRGDFLNLTASITGNRFGRGGIIVGGVGYDIDFNLAATIAKQLKVLQSKTLSAIDLFFRSTSVLERVENIGKITKEDVITYGFVGIAAKACAIARDTRKNYPFGYYNAISYDIPLEASCDIFARAMMRRAEIVSSLELIHNMLRSIQEIAIQKPTRVNDVVLPSNALGISLTEGWRGEIVHVAQTDEHGKLVRYKITDPSFHNWTALSLAMREGQISDFPLCNKSFNLSYCGFDL, encoded by the coding sequence ATGAGTTACAGTACACTCTTTACATGTAATCCTTCATGGGGCAAAATAGAAGATATTCCCAGTTCAACCGAAGAGCTGTTTTGGAGCAACATTGTAGAAAATGTCACTAACCATAATTTCCGCGTCTTATCGCTTTTTGCAACACCTATGAATAACGCGTTGCATTTGGTCTGCATTTTGGGTAATGACACAACCTCTCTTTTAAAAATCTCCCGATTTGAGCTCATCAACAATACGTTCCAGTCACATGCTTCCATCATCCCTCAAATCCATCTTTTTGAGAGAGAAATCGCCGAACAATTTGGTGTAACTGTGCACGATCATCCGTGGCTTAAACCTGTACGATTTGAGCAAGACTTTTCTTTACATGTAAAGAAAAATGCGTGTGGTGATCTCAACTATTTTCAGGTCAGTGGTGAAGATGTACACGAAGTAGCCGTAGGTCCTGTTCATGCGGGGGTCATTGAGCCAGGGCACTTTCGATTTCAATGCTATGGCGAAAATGTAGTGAATTTAGAAATATCATTAGGGTATCAGCACAGAGGCATTGAGAGAATGCTACAAGGCGGCCCCTCCCCTCAAACGCTTTCACAAATGGAAGTTCTTGCAGGCGATACAACCATAGGGCACTCTTTAGCCTATGTGCAACTCGTTGAAGCTATGGCAGGTATTCACGTCTCTCAAAAAAGTGAACTCATTCGTATAGTGCTTTTAGAGTTGGAGAGAATTGCTAACCACGTGGGCGATATTGGTGCGCTCTCTGGCGATACGGGATTTTTACCAACGGCGTCTTACTGCGGAAAACTGAGGGGCGACTTTCTCAACCTTACCGCCAGCATCACCGGCAATAGATTTGGTAGAGGCGGTATTATCGTAGGGGGTGTGGGTTATGATATTGACTTCAATCTCGCCGCCACGATAGCCAAGCAACTCAAAGTATTGCAAAGCAAAACACTCAGCGCTATTGATCTCTTTTTTAGATCGACATCCGTTTTAGAAAGAGTTGAAAACATCGGAAAAATAACCAAAGAAGATGTTATAACCTATGGTTTTGTAGGTATTGCCGCCAAGGCGTGCGCTATAGCTCGCGACACACGAAAAAATTACCCTTTTGGTTATTATAATGCTATAAGTTATGACATACCGCTTGAAGCATCGTGTGATATTTTTGCAAGAGCGATGATGCGAAGAGCTGAAATTGTCTCCTCTTTAGAGCTTATTCATAACATGTTACGAAGTATTCAAGAGATAGCCATTCAAAAACCTACGCGAGTCAATGATGTTGTCTTACCTTCAAATGCCTTAGGTATTTCGCTGACAGAGGGTTGGAGAGGTGAAATTGTGCATGTAGCGCAAACCGATGAGCATGGAAAATTGGTACGCTATAAAATCACAGACCCATCTTTTCATAATTGGACAGCACTCAGTCTTGCCATGAGAGAGGGGCAAATTTCAGATTTCCCTCTGTGCAATAAGAGCTTTAACCTCTCTTACTGCGGCTTTGATTTATAA
- a CDS encoding flagellar biosynthesis anti-sigma factor FlgM — protein sequence MISKVQTSNAAYIQQSTPKDTSSKGVEKTEKSEGVDKVSALKEQIANGTYKVDLAKTAQAVAEELI from the coding sequence ATGATTTCAAAAGTTCAGACGTCCAACGCGGCGTATATACAGCAAAGCACTCCTAAAGATACTTCATCTAAAGGTGTTGAAAAAACAGAAAAAAGTGAAGGGGTAGACAAAGTCTCCGCACTCAAAGAGCAGATCGCAAATGGAACCTATAAAGTCGATCTAGCAAAAACTGCTCAGGCGGTCGCGGAAGAGTTGATCTAA
- a CDS encoding rod-binding protein gives MQADNSVALLNANYSGALNKVSSTNSSDAALREQTDKFEAFFLKQVLDIAMNSEDNSENSLFPKDAGDKIYKSMYNDTMSTALSGNLGLSEMLFNYLKEGR, from the coding sequence ATGCAAGCTGATAACAGTGTAGCTCTTTTAAATGCAAATTACAGTGGCGCTCTCAATAAAGTAAGCTCTACAAATTCAAGTGATGCAGCACTGAGAGAACAGACCGATAAATTTGAAGCATTTTTCCTCAAACAAGTTCTTGATATTGCGATGAACAGTGAAGATAATAGTGAAAATAGCCTTTTCCCAAAAGATGCAGGCGATAAGATTTATAAATCGATGTATAACGATACGATGAGTACAGCTTTAAGTGGAAATCTTGGATTAAGTGAGATGTTATTTAATTATTTGAAGGAAGGACGTTAA
- the flgK gene encoding flagellar hook-associated protein FlgK — translation MSNLFGIFNTGNSGLNAAQVAVATTSQNIANAKNEFYTRQRVNFSASPALSSQGVSVGSGVTVTSIVRIHDEFVFSKLRNASANLSYDTYSSQSLQEVAKYFPDLSDAGIAKDLTNYFTEWNNLASNATAGSQKIALVQSAATLSADVQSTRQTIRGLQDSINSQLKTSIDEINSLGERIANVNKQIAAIESDKGNYANDLRDKRDELELTLSKMLDVSVAKGNITSDTSIDANMTDSGTQYYLNIAGASFVDGSTFHPLVIDNTSNESSYYSIYSEIQDGTRYNITEQLSGGKVGSMLDLRGRVIDSSVNGGYPQDGTIQGYINKLDSFAQTIITETNNIYAKSAQTSMQSPNLDLKSDTSLKNAYNNIESGSFDMVVYDSSGKEVARKTINIENATTMGDDTFSSSILTQMNKNTDDNKDNNSLNDVDDYYKATFMDNGAFSLSPTSLNNGYTIAIQDNGTNFPGAIGLNQFLTGSDASNIDVNSEYKKNPSLMQAYGAPVVGNHDVANSMLQLQYNTLNFYSKDGSIAKETIAGYYSALTTKVATDASASSTSYDTNEALHNTINTQYQSISGVNKDEELANLMQYQSSYSAAAKIITTIDEMLNTLLGIKQ, via the coding sequence ATGAGTAATTTATTTGGGATTTTCAATACAGGTAATTCTGGGCTTAATGCTGCCCAAGTTGCCGTAGCAACAACGAGTCAAAATATTGCTAATGCCAAAAATGAATTTTATACGCGTCAAAGAGTAAACTTTTCTGCAAGTCCCGCACTTAGTTCGCAAGGTGTCAGCGTTGGTTCTGGTGTTACGGTTACTTCGATTGTCCGTATTCATGATGAATTCGTTTTTTCAAAGCTTAGAAATGCTTCAGCCAATCTTTCTTATGACACTTACTCATCTCAATCACTTCAAGAAGTTGCAAAGTATTTTCCCGATTTAAGTGATGCTGGTATTGCAAAAGATTTGACGAATTATTTTACAGAATGGAATAATCTTGCCTCAAATGCAACAGCAGGTTCACAAAAAATTGCTTTAGTGCAATCAGCAGCAACATTAAGTGCCGATGTTCAATCAACAAGACAGACCATTCGAGGACTTCAAGATTCTATTAACTCACAGCTTAAAACATCTATTGATGAAATTAATAGCCTTGGCGAAAGAATTGCGAATGTTAATAAGCAAATTGCTGCCATTGAATCTGACAAAGGGAATTATGCCAATGATCTTCGTGATAAACGTGATGAGTTAGAGCTTACGTTATCCAAAATGCTTGATGTTTCCGTTGCGAAAGGTAATATTACCAGTGACACGAGCATTGATGCTAATATGACAGACTCAGGTACACAATACTATCTGAATATTGCTGGCGCTTCATTTGTAGATGGCTCAACTTTTCATCCTTTGGTCATTGATAATACATCCAATGAAAGCAGTTACTACTCTATTTATTCTGAAATTCAAGATGGCACACGATACAACATTACAGAGCAGCTATCTGGCGGTAAAGTAGGTTCAATGCTTGATCTTCGTGGTCGTGTGATTGATTCTAGTGTCAATGGCGGGTATCCACAAGATGGTACTATTCAAGGTTACATCAATAAACTTGATAGCTTTGCTCAAACCATTATTACAGAAACAAATAACATTTATGCTAAGAGTGCTCAAACGAGTATGCAATCACCTAATTTAGATCTCAAAAGCGATACTTCTTTAAAAAATGCCTACAATAATATCGAAAGTGGCTCTTTTGATATGGTCGTCTATGATAGCTCTGGAAAAGAAGTAGCCCGTAAAACGATTAATATTGAAAATGCTACAACAATGGGCGATGATACATTTTCTTCTAGTATTTTGACACAAATGAATAAAAATACGGATGATAACAAAGATAATAATTCACTAAATGACGTTGATGATTATTATAAAGCGACGTTTATGGACAATGGGGCATTTTCACTTTCTCCGACATCCCTTAATAATGGCTATACAATTGCAATCCAAGACAATGGAACCAACTTCCCTGGTGCTATTGGGCTAAACCAATTCTTGACAGGAAGTGATGCTTCTAATATAGATGTCAATTCAGAATATAAGAAAAATCCATCTTTAATGCAAGCGTATGGCGCGCCAGTCGTTGGTAACCATGATGTTGCCAATTCAATGTTACAGCTACAGTACAATACATTGAATTTTTATTCTAAAGATGGCTCAATTGCAAAAGAGACAATCGCAGGTTATTACAGTGCATTGACAACAAAAGTCGCTACAGATGCTTCAGCATCTTCAACGAGTTATGATACCAATGAGGCACTTCATAACACTATCAATACACAATATCAATCTATCAGTGGTGTTAATAAAGATGAAGAGTTAGCCAATTTGATGCAATATCAAAGCTCCTACAGCGCGGCAGCAAAGATCATTACAACCATTGATGAAATGCTCAATACTCTTTTAGGCATTAAACAATAG
- a CDS encoding TIGR02757 family protein translates to MTFEKVAKLLKEESFKRNHLEEISLERPDPLMVASKHKDEFSALICALFAYGNVQAIIKFLESLDFSLLEKDEISITQTLSQHYYRFQTSQDIQQFFLTCKRAKAQSATLESIFLEGYRKSHNVMDGLRGLIAFLYDINPYRSRGYEFLLGKIPATIPTSPYKRWHMYLRWMVRKDHLDLGLWSGVESKDLLVPLDTHTFALGKKLGLIQRKSYDFKAVLELTESFKKLDHNDPIKYDFALYRLGQERRF, encoded by the coding sequence ATGACGTTTGAAAAAGTTGCAAAACTTTTAAAAGAAGAATCTTTCAAACGAAATCATTTGGAGGAAATTAGTTTGGAGCGCCCTGATCCTTTGATGGTTGCTTCAAAGCACAAAGATGAGTTTAGTGCGCTTATTTGCGCGCTTTTTGCCTATGGCAATGTTCAAGCCATCATCAAGTTTTTAGAGAGTTTGGATTTTTCACTGCTCGAAAAAGATGAGATAAGCATTACTCAAACACTAAGTCAGCACTATTATCGTTTTCAAACCTCCCAAGATATTCAGCAATTTTTTCTTACATGTAAAAGAGCAAAAGCCCAATCTGCCACATTAGAGTCTATCTTTTTAGAGGGCTATCGCAAAAGCCATAACGTGATGGATGGATTAAGAGGGTTAATAGCATTTTTATACGATATAAATCCCTATAGGTCGCGTGGATATGAGTTTTTATTGGGCAAAATACCTGCTACTATCCCAACGTCTCCTTATAAACGATGGCACATGTATCTAAGGTGGATGGTGCGTAAAGACCATCTTGATCTTGGTCTTTGGAGCGGAGTTGAGAGCAAAGATCTGCTTGTCCCTCTTGATACGCATACGTTTGCACTAGGAAAAAAACTGGGTTTGATTCAGCGAAAATCGTATGATTTTAAAGCGGTGTTAGAACTCACCGAGTCATTTAAAAAGCTAGATCATAATGACCCGATTAAGTACGATTTTGCACTGTATCGCTTAGGACAAGAGCGACGTTTTTAA
- a CDS encoding flagellar protein FlaG, giving the protein MDIFSATSKQQVEATSAPKVTNSVPVRQVEQTADTSKVNQQSQDEDSKGLSETVKELNKQMDLLNTNITFGYNDKINQMFINVIEKSTGKVIRKFPTEEAMSLSAKMKEIVGIIFDKKG; this is encoded by the coding sequence ATGGACATCTTTAGCGCAACCAGTAAACAGCAAGTCGAAGCAACAAGTGCTCCGAAGGTAACAAACTCAGTTCCGGTAAGACAAGTCGAACAAACAGCTGATACATCAAAAGTCAATCAGCAAAGCCAAGATGAAGATTCAAAAGGACTAAGCGAAACCGTCAAAGAACTCAATAAACAGATGGACTTACTCAATACAAATATTACGTTTGGATATAACGATAAAATTAATCAAATGTTTATCAATGTTATTGAAAAAAGTACAGGTAAAGTCATTCGCAAATTCCCAACAGAAGAAGCAATGAGCCTTTCAGCTAAAATGAAAGAGATCGTAGGAATTATTTTTGATAAAAAAGGATAG
- a CDS encoding ABC transporter permease — MKRFPLLSTILLVLIFLFCFVLPFFYAGSAYDLDPKAILLPPSFEHLLGTDRLGRDLFTRLMVGGQVSLMIGILSALFSSLAGLMIGISAGFFQKNVDKMIIVLIDLFLTFPTFFLLLALISYMSASVWVLIFIISITGWMGMARMIRSESFAISNAPFIKILKLSNVNTFKIIFKYFAPLLTPIFFISFTFGVSGAILAESGLSFLGIGITPPQMSWGVIISEGKEVIDIAWWLSFFPGFLIFLVTFSLINLSDYLQSKSNEKDILNDV; from the coding sequence GTGAAACGATTTCCTTTATTGAGCACCATCCTTTTGGTGCTCATCTTCCTTTTTTGCTTTGTTTTACCCTTCTTCTATGCAGGCTCTGCTTATGATCTTGATCCAAAAGCCATTTTATTACCACCAAGTTTTGAGCATCTTTTAGGAACCGATAGACTAGGTCGTGACCTGTTTACAAGGTTGATGGTGGGCGGGCAAGTATCCTTAATGATTGGCATTTTAAGTGCGCTGTTCTCTAGTTTAGCAGGGCTTATGATTGGTATTAGTGCGGGATTTTTCCAAAAGAATGTTGATAAAATGATTATTGTGCTTATTGATCTTTTTCTCACGTTTCCGACATTTTTTCTTTTACTCGCACTCATTAGCTATATGAGCGCTTCAGTCTGGGTGTTGATTTTTATCATTTCAATTACTGGCTGGATGGGCATGGCGAGGATGATACGAAGTGAAAGCTTTGCCATTTCCAATGCTCCGTTTATTAAAATTCTTAAACTCTCCAATGTCAATACCTTCAAAATTATTTTCAAATACTTTGCCCCTTTACTTACGCCTATCTTTTTTATCAGCTTTACGTTTGGTGTGAGTGGGGCGATTTTGGCAGAGAGTGGGCTTAGTTTTCTAGGTATTGGCATCACACCGCCACAGATGAGCTGGGGTGTGATTATTAGCGAAGGTAAAGAGGTCATCGATATTGCATGGTGGCTGAGTTTTTTCCCTGGGTTTCTCATCTTTTTAGTCACGTTTTCGCTTATTAATCTCTCTGATTATTTGCAAAGTAAAAGCAACGAAAAAGACATTTTGAATGACGTTTGA
- the fliD gene encoding flagellar filament capping protein FliD — translation MATSSLSSLGLGSNGVLTYDTIDKLRAVDEKAQLDPIDAKLTTNTTKQTDLSTLTSLANTLKSSTAALSEENNYLQRTTTVSNDAISVTTKAGATLENFTMHVNTLASQDIYQSSSFTSQTSTFTSASDTLSLQLGTNTYAFDITSTTTLSDLKNMINDKAGDKVTASILNVGGTNPYRLVIKSDSTGASNAITLSSTGTALTDLGLDQSANHLKTASDASFVYNGVTVTRTSNTIDDLVVGASITLNKAQDASTNTTVSVTQDWTNITTNLKSLVTSYNDLMTKLKSATAYDITAKTAGTFQGVTQINSLSTDIRKQVLGIDSQGRGLSDYGVSMNTEGKLEFNATTFNAKVAANPADVKDYFFGSTTYSTTSYSGSAVSAGGLSIGADAFSINGKAITFTTLSTSTIADNLAAIKTAISNAGITGINASLGTNNNIVLKGDAGADIVITGNSTALSSLGLQATNVYSSPHTKDGLFTTFNNMLKSYVNTTDGTLTQYNKSLTTEKKALTTTRTTAVSRLDSKYEAMATKFAAYDSIISKLNNQFSSLSSIIKQSYVSK, via the coding sequence ATGGCAACTTCAAGCTTAAGCTCACTAGGGCTTGGTAGTAACGGTGTTCTTACATACGATACTATTGATAAATTAAGAGCAGTCGATGAAAAGGCTCAACTTGATCCTATTGATGCAAAGCTAACCACCAATACAACCAAGCAGACTGATTTGTCTACGCTGACATCATTGGCAAATACTTTAAAGTCATCAACAGCTGCATTATCAGAAGAAAACAACTATCTTCAAAGAACGACCACCGTTTCAAATGATGCCATATCTGTTACAACAAAAGCAGGTGCAACGTTAGAAAATTTTACGATGCATGTGAATACATTGGCAAGTCAAGACATTTATCAATCGTCTAGTTTTACAAGCCAAACCAGTACATTTACATCTGCAAGTGACACTCTTAGTCTGCAACTTGGAACAAATACGTATGCCTTTGATATAACATCAACAACTACGCTTTCAGATCTTAAAAATATGATCAACGATAAGGCTGGCGATAAAGTCACAGCTTCGATTCTCAATGTTGGTGGAACAAATCCTTATAGACTTGTCATCAAATCTGATTCGACAGGTGCATCTAATGCCATCACATTATCTTCGACGGGAACAGCACTGACAGATTTGGGACTAGATCAAAGTGCTAATCATCTTAAAACCGCATCAGATGCTTCATTTGTTTATAACGGAGTAACGGTAACACGTACGTCTAATACGATTGATGATCTTGTTGTAGGTGCAAGCATTACGTTAAATAAAGCACAAGATGCTTCTACAAATACAACTGTTTCAGTTACACAAGATTGGACCAATATTACAACCAATCTTAAATCACTCGTTACGTCATACAATGACTTAATGACAAAACTCAAAAGTGCCACGGCTTACGATATAACAGCAAAAACTGCTGGTACCTTTCAAGGCGTTACGCAAATCAACTCATTAAGTACTGATATTCGTAAACAAGTTTTAGGAATTGATAGTCAAGGTAGAGGTCTTAGTGACTATGGCGTCAGCATGAATACCGAAGGCAAACTTGAGTTTAATGCAACAACATTCAATGCCAAAGTAGCTGCCAATCCCGCTGATGTTAAAGACTATTTTTTCGGTTCAACGACCTATAGCACAACATCTTATAGCGGTTCTGCTGTTTCTGCTGGAGGATTAAGTATAGGTGCTGACGCGTTTTCGATTAATGGTAAAGCAATTACGTTTACAACACTTTCAACTTCAACTATAGCAGATAACTTAGCAGCCATCAAAACGGCTATCAGCAATGCAGGAATCACAGGTATTAATGCGAGTCTTGGAACCAATAACAACATTGTTCTAAAAGGTGATGCAGGTGCGGATATTGTTATCACAGGCAATAGCACAGCACTCTCTTCTTTAGGGCTTCAAGCAACCAATGTTTACTCTTCGCCTCATACAAAAGACGGTCTCTTTACAACGTTTAATAATATGCTTAAAAGCTATGTTAATACAACGGATGGAACCTTGACTCAGTACAACAAAAGTTTAACAACTGAAAAAAAAGCATTGACGACGACAAGAACAACTGCTGTTTCACGTTTAGATTCCAAGTATGAAGCAATGGCAACAAAATTTGCTGCCTATGATAGCATCATTAGTAAACTAAACAACCAATTTAGTTCACTCTCTAGCATTATTAAACAGTCATACGTTAGCAAATAA